In one window of Cynocephalus volans isolate mCynVol1 chromosome 6, mCynVol1.pri, whole genome shotgun sequence DNA:
- the PRSS37 gene encoding probable inactive serine protease 37 isoform X1 produces the protein MKFIFYLGILAGTFFVVHSSVQKEDHAPYLVYLKSHFNPCVGVLIKTSWVLAPAHCYLPNLKLMLGNFKSRVRDGTEQTINPIQIIRYWNYSHSSPQDDLMLIKLAKPATLNHKVQTLPLATSNVQPGTVCLLSGLDWSQENSGRHPDLRQNLEAPVMSDKECQETEQGKSHRNSLCVKFVKVFSRIFGEVAVATVICKNKLQGIEVGHFMGGDVGIYTNVYQYVSWIEKTTKDK, from the exons ATGAAATTTATCTTCTACTTGGGCATCCTTGCTG GGACATTTTTTGTAGTTCACTCATCTGTGCAGAAAGAAGACCATGCTCCCTATTTGGTATACCTCAAGTCTCATTTTAACCCTTGCGTGGGTGTCCTCATCAAAACAAGCTGGGTGTTGGCCCCAGCTCACTGCTACTTACC AAATCTGAAACTGATGCTGGGAAATTTCAAGAGCAGAGTCCGAGATGGGACAGAGCAGACAATTAACCCCATCCAGATTATCCGCTACTGGAACTACAGTCACAGCTCCCCACAGGACGACCTCATGCTCATTAAGCTGGCTAAGCCTGCCACCCTTAACCACAAGGTCCAGACTCTTCCCCTCGCCACCAGCAATGTTCAGCCAGGCACTGTCTGTCTGCTCTCAGGTTTGGACTGGAGCCAAGAAAATAGTG GGAGACATCCTGACTTACGGCAGAACCTGGAGGCCCCTGTGATGTCTGACAAAGAGTGCCAGGAAACTGAACAAGGGAAAAGCCACAGGAACTCCTTATGTGTTAAATTTGTGAAAGTATTCAGCCGAATTTTTGGG GAGGTGGCCGTTGCTACTGTCATCTGCAAAAACAAGCTCCAGGGGATCGAGGTTGGGCACTTCATGGGAGGGGATGTCGGCATCTACACCAATGTTTACCAATATGTGTCCTGGATTGAGAAGACTACTAAGGACAAATGA
- the PRSS37 gene encoding probable inactive serine protease 37 isoform X2: protein MKFIFYLGILAGTFFVVHSSVQKEDHAPYLVYLKSHFNPCVGVLIKTSWVLAPAHCYLPNLKLMLGNFKSRVRDGTEQTINPIQIIRYWNYSHSSPQDDLMLIKLAKPATLNHKVQTLPLATSNVQPGTVCLLSGLDWSQENRRHPDLRQNLEAPVMSDKECQETEQGKSHRNSLCVKFVKVFSRIFGEVAVATVICKNKLQGIEVGHFMGGDVGIYTNVYQYVSWIEKTTKDK from the exons ATGAAATTTATCTTCTACTTGGGCATCCTTGCTG GGACATTTTTTGTAGTTCACTCATCTGTGCAGAAAGAAGACCATGCTCCCTATTTGGTATACCTCAAGTCTCATTTTAACCCTTGCGTGGGTGTCCTCATCAAAACAAGCTGGGTGTTGGCCCCAGCTCACTGCTACTTACC AAATCTGAAACTGATGCTGGGAAATTTCAAGAGCAGAGTCCGAGATGGGACAGAGCAGACAATTAACCCCATCCAGATTATCCGCTACTGGAACTACAGTCACAGCTCCCCACAGGACGACCTCATGCTCATTAAGCTGGCTAAGCCTGCCACCCTTAACCACAAGGTCCAGACTCTTCCCCTCGCCACCAGCAATGTTCAGCCAGGCACTGTCTGTCTGCTCTCAGGTTTGGACTGGAGCCAAGAAAATA GGAGACATCCTGACTTACGGCAGAACCTGGAGGCCCCTGTGATGTCTGACAAAGAGTGCCAGGAAACTGAACAAGGGAAAAGCCACAGGAACTCCTTATGTGTTAAATTTGTGAAAGTATTCAGCCGAATTTTTGGG GAGGTGGCCGTTGCTACTGTCATCTGCAAAAACAAGCTCCAGGGGATCGAGGTTGGGCACTTCATGGGAGGGGATGTCGGCATCTACACCAATGTTTACCAATATGTGTCCTGGATTGAGAAGACTACTAAGGACAAATGA